The following are encoded together in the Litorilinea aerophila genome:
- the sfsA gene encoding DNA/RNA nuclease SfsA, with the protein MRFSFTTEPATFLERPNRFRITARLHGSGQVVAAHCPDPGRMRELLIPGATVHLSRADAPSAAARKTQYDLRFVEHPQEGILISLDTRLPNQLFLEGLQQGRFPLFQNHRALRQEVPLPADGTGPIRSRIDFQLVDAHGMPWWVEVKSITLVEAGCGLFPDAPTQRGRRHVLELSHRLAHGERAAVVFIVQRPDAGRVAPHRATDPAFAQALQSAQEAGVVLLAYTCAVTLAEVRLLRPVPVVMEP; encoded by the coding sequence ATGCGATTTTCCTTTACCACCGAGCCGGCCACCTTTCTGGAACGGCCCAACCGCTTTCGCATCACCGCCCGGCTTCACGGCAGCGGCCAGGTGGTGGCTGCCCATTGCCCCGACCCTGGCCGCATGCGGGAGCTCCTGATCCCCGGGGCCACGGTACACCTCAGCCGGGCAGACGCCCCATCGGCTGCCGCCCGCAAGACCCAGTACGACCTGCGCTTTGTGGAGCACCCCCAGGAAGGGATCCTCATCAGCCTGGACACCCGCCTGCCCAATCAGCTCTTCCTGGAGGGGCTCCAGCAGGGGCGATTCCCCCTCTTCCAGAACCATCGGGCGCTGCGGCAGGAAGTTCCCCTGCCTGCAGACGGAACCGGGCCTATCCGCAGCCGCATCGACTTTCAACTGGTGGACGCCCACGGGATGCCCTGGTGGGTTGAGGTCAAGTCCATCACCCTGGTGGAAGCGGGCTGCGGCCTCTTTCCCGATGCCCCTACTCAACGGGGACGGCGCCATGTGCTGGAGCTGAGCCACCGGCTGGCCCACGGCGAACGGGCTGCCGTGGTCTTCATCGTCCAACGGCCCGATGCCGGGCGGGTTGCGCCCCACCGGGCGACCGATCCGGCCTTCGCCCAGGCCCTCCAGAGCGCCCAGGAGGCGGGCGTCGTGCTCCTGGCCTACACCTGCGCCGTCACCCTGGCGGAAGTGCGCCTCCTGCGCCCGGTGCCGGTGGTGATGGAGCCGTGA